Proteins encoded by one window of Glycine soja cultivar W05 chromosome 15, ASM419377v2, whole genome shotgun sequence:
- the LOC114388291 gene encoding probable glutathione S-transferase, whose amino-acid sequence MADEVVLLDFWPSPFGMRVRIALAEKGIKYESKEEDLQNKSPLLLKMNPVHKKIPVLIHNGKPICESLVAVQYIEEVWNDRNPLLPSDPYQRAQARFWADFVDNKIFDLGRKIWTSKGEEKEAAKKEFIEALKLLEEQLGDKTYFGGDDLGFVDIALIPFDTWFKTFGSLNIESECPKFVAWAKRCLQKDSVAKSLPDQHKVYEFIMDIRKKFDIE is encoded by the exons ATGGCAGATGAGGTGGTTCTGCTAGATTTCTGGCCAAGTCCATTTGGGATGAGGGTCAGGATTGCACTTGCTGAAAAGGGTATCAAATATGAGTCCAAAGAAGAGGACTTGCAGAACAAGAGCCCTTTGCTCCTCAAAATGAACCCGGTTCACAAGAAAATCCCGGTTCTCATCCACAATGGCAAACCCATTTGTGAATCTCTCGTTGCTGTTCAGTACATTGAGGAGGTCTGGAATGACAGAAATCCCTTGTTGCCTTCTGACCCTTACCAGAGAGCTCAGGCTAGATTCTGGGCTGACTTTGTTGACAATAAG ATATTTGATCTTGGAAGAAAGATTTGGacatcaaagggagaagaaaaagaagccgCCAAAAAGGAGTTCATAGAGGCCCTTAAATTATTGGAGGAACAGCTGGGAGACAAGACTTATTTTGGAGGAGACGATCTAGGTTTTGTGGATATAGCACTTATTCCATTCGACACTTGGTTCAAGACTTTTGGCAGCCTCAACATAGAGAGTGAGTGCCCCAAGTTTGTTGCTTGGGCCAAGAGGTGCCTGCAGAAAGACAGTGTTGCCAAGTCTCTTCCTGATCAACACAAGGTCTATGAGTTCATTATGGACATAAGAAAGAAGTTCGACATTGAGTAG